Proteins from a genomic interval of Candidatus Nanopelagicales bacterium:
- a CDS encoding alpha/beta hydrolase: protein MSPGPTPESAIWAEGPWEHKDVAANGARFHTAQMGDGPLVLLMHGFPMYWWTWHRLLPVLADAGYRAVAMDLRGYGGSDHTPHGYDPHTLSADAAGVVRSLGESNAVMIGHGWGGMIAWAAAVMRLSAVRAIVPVSMPHPVLLRRGLTSDSEQRKLSRYALGYQWPLAPERALVKDDGAKVESILRLWSGTPGWPDEPTAAMYRAAIQFSSTAHCALEYHRWAIRSIPRPDGRRFQQRMQFPVHQPVLHILGTEDGSILPRTSDGSDRFVRGPYTRVDLTGVGHFPQEEAADRFAETVIPWLADLPPTN from the coding sequence GTGAGCCCGGGTCCGACCCCCGAATCGGCCATCTGGGCCGAAGGCCCCTGGGAACACAAGGACGTCGCCGCGAACGGCGCCCGGTTCCACACAGCGCAGATGGGTGACGGCCCGCTCGTCCTCCTGATGCACGGGTTCCCGATGTACTGGTGGACCTGGCACCGCCTGCTGCCGGTTCTCGCCGACGCGGGCTACCGTGCGGTGGCCATGGATCTGCGCGGCTATGGAGGATCGGACCACACCCCCCACGGCTACGACCCTCACACGCTGTCAGCCGACGCCGCAGGAGTCGTGCGTTCGCTGGGCGAGTCGAATGCCGTGATGATCGGACACGGCTGGGGCGGGATGATCGCCTGGGCCGCAGCCGTCATGCGACTGTCGGCTGTGCGAGCCATCGTCCCGGTGTCCATGCCTCACCCGGTGTTGCTCCGCCGCGGCCTCACGTCGGATTCTGAGCAGCGCAAACTGTCCCGTTACGCGCTGGGCTACCAGTGGCCGCTCGCGCCGGAACGCGCGTTGGTCAAGGACGACGGAGCCAAGGTCGAGTCGATCCTGCGTCTGTGGTCGGGCACGCCGGGCTGGCCCGATGAGCCCACAGCGGCGATGTACCGCGCCGCGATCCAGTTCAGTTCCACGGCGCACTGCGCCCTTGAATACCACCGGTGGGCGATTCGCTCGATCCCGCGCCCCGACGGACGTCGATTCCAGCAGCGCATGCAGTTCCCGGTGCACCAACCGGTCTTGCACATCCTGGGCACCGAGGATGGGTCCATCCTGCCGCGCACTTCCGATGGCAGCGACCGCTTCGTCCGGGGCCCCTACACACGGGTCGATCTGACCGGCGTGGGGCACTTCCCCCAGGAGGAGGCGGCGGATCGGTTCGCTGAGACCGTCATCCCGTGGCTGGCCGATCTGCCTCCCACGAACTGA
- a CDS encoding phage holin family protein: protein MNTNGTGSDDPTIRQLVASVAADTQRLAQAQAELVKTEMKATSGEVAQTGGMFIGAAAAGAMGGIFLLVTIAYVLVALGLPTWAGFGIVTLLLLIVAGILAMVGKKRAQNISGFGAAKVEWQKTKQMLSGKQPDALTGPATGTALAPATADSRSITQ, encoded by the coding sequence GTGAACACCAACGGCACCGGCAGCGACGACCCCACGATCCGGCAGCTGGTCGCGTCAGTGGCGGCCGACACCCAGCGTCTCGCCCAGGCGCAAGCCGAGTTGGTGAAGACCGAGATGAAAGCCACGTCGGGCGAAGTCGCCCAGACGGGCGGCATGTTCATCGGTGCCGCGGCTGCCGGCGCCATGGGCGGCATCTTCCTGCTCGTCACCATCGCCTACGTACTCGTGGCCCTGGGTCTGCCGACCTGGGCAGGTTTCGGGATCGTGACCCTGCTGCTGCTGATCGTCGCCGGGATCCTCGCGATGGTGGGAAAGAAACGGGCCCAGAACATCAGTGGTTTCGGGGCTGCCAAGGTCGAGTGGCAGAAGACCAAGCAGATGCTCTCCGGCAAGCAGCCTGACGCCCTGACCGGTCCGGCCACCGGCACGGCTCTGGCGCCGGCCACCGCGGACTCGCGCAGCATCACCCAGTGA
- the nhaA gene encoding Na+/H+ antiporter NhaA: MGTLAKPSKAAVPIAAAIGGMAVPAILYVAVNAASSDGQSDGWGIPMATDIAFALAVLAVVGRNLPVALRAFLLSLAVVDDLGAILVIAIFYSKGFDATSFAISVALLALYGLLQWQRVRGWPIYLTLAVLAWGFMHASGVHATVAGVAAGLLTRVKPDPGEAEAPGDRAEHVIRPISAGVAVPLFAFFAAGVDLRGQDILNTVTTPIALGVMVGLIVGKPVGVVGTAWLVARFTRASLNSAVKWRDIVAVGLLAGIGFTVSLLIAELAFSADESLLGSAKIAVLLASVVSAVIASFVLLTRNRYYAEYRAQEDSDEDQDGIPDVYQRDPDPS; this comes from the coding sequence TTGGGCACATTGGCCAAGCCCTCGAAGGCGGCTGTCCCCATCGCAGCTGCCATCGGTGGCATGGCGGTGCCCGCCATCTTGTACGTCGCGGTCAACGCCGCTTCGAGCGACGGCCAGTCGGACGGCTGGGGCATCCCCATGGCCACGGACATCGCTTTCGCACTCGCGGTGCTGGCGGTTGTCGGCCGCAACCTGCCGGTCGCCCTGCGCGCATTCCTGCTGTCGCTGGCCGTAGTGGACGACCTGGGCGCGATCCTGGTGATCGCCATCTTCTACTCCAAAGGCTTCGATGCCACGTCCTTCGCCATCTCGGTGGCGCTGTTGGCGCTGTATGGCCTCCTGCAATGGCAGCGGGTGCGCGGCTGGCCGATCTACCTCACGCTCGCCGTCCTGGCCTGGGGGTTCATGCACGCCAGTGGCGTTCATGCCACGGTCGCGGGTGTGGCAGCAGGGCTGTTGACTCGGGTGAAGCCGGACCCGGGCGAGGCCGAAGCGCCAGGCGATCGCGCCGAACACGTGATCCGACCCATCAGCGCCGGGGTCGCAGTTCCCCTCTTCGCCTTCTTCGCCGCAGGCGTCGACCTGCGCGGGCAGGACATCCTCAACACGGTCACGACACCGATCGCTCTCGGTGTCATGGTCGGACTGATCGTCGGCAAACCTGTCGGAGTCGTCGGGACGGCCTGGCTGGTCGCGCGCTTCACGCGGGCGTCCCTCAACAGCGCCGTGAAGTGGCGGGACATCGTCGCGGTCGGACTGCTGGCGGGCATCGGCTTCACTGTCTCGCTGCTGATCGCCGAATTGGCATTCAGCGCTGACGAGTCCCTGCTGGGTAGCGCCAAGATCGCCGTCCTGCTCGCTTCCGTGGTGTCGGCGGTGATCGCCTCGTTCGTGCTCCTGACGCGCAACCGGTACTACGCGGAGTACCGCGCCCAAGAGGACTCCGATGAGGATCAGGACGGCATCCCAGATGTCTACCAACGAGATCCTGACCCGTCCTGA
- a CDS encoding YiiD C-terminal domain-containing protein encodes MTASVPPPSDQVPSPADATAVVHQSIPFLQRMGLEVLAIERGYVKLRVPADINGNHVGTMYAGALFSIAEVPGGLLGLLMFDPTRFFPVIKAMSVEYLRPATSAVTVEARINDAEADRILAEAESQGKSDFVLDLEVTDADGVVVMRSSGTYQLRARQP; translated from the coding sequence GTGACTGCATCTGTTCCCCCGCCCTCCGATCAGGTTCCCTCGCCTGCCGACGCCACGGCCGTCGTGCACCAGTCGATCCCCTTCCTGCAACGCATGGGGCTGGAGGTCCTGGCCATCGAGCGCGGCTACGTGAAACTGCGAGTACCTGCCGACATCAACGGCAACCATGTCGGGACCATGTACGCGGGGGCCTTGTTCTCGATCGCGGAGGTGCCTGGCGGTTTGCTCGGGCTGCTCATGTTCGACCCGACCAGATTCTTCCCCGTCATCAAGGCGATGTCTGTGGAGTATTTGCGCCCCGCGACATCGGCGGTGACGGTCGAAGCGCGGATCAACGACGCCGAGGCGGATCGGATCCTGGCGGAGGCGGAATCACAGGGCAAGTCCGACTTCGTCCTGGACCTCGAGGTGACCGACGCCGACGGCGTTGTGGTCATGCGCAGCAGTGGCACGTATCAGTTGCGAGCCCGGCAGCCCTGA
- the acs gene encoding acetate--CoA ligase, whose translation MSDEALENLLQENRAFPPSEEFARHANVTAVAYEEAAGDRLGFWALQADRLEWAQRWNKALDWSNAPFAQWFVGGRLNVAVNCVDRHVAAGAGDRVALIFEAESGQSTEITYAELQDRVSRAANALTDLGVGAGDRVAIYLPMIPEAVVAMLACARIGAPHSVVFAGFSAEALRSRIDDAQAKVVITADGQFRRGAAMPLKPAVDEAVAECPSVRQVLVVKRTGGDVAWNDGVDVWWHDVVDTASPEHTPEAFDAEHPLFILYTSGTTGTPKGILHTSGGYLTQAAFTHWAVFDLKPESDVYWCTADIGWVTGHSYIVYGPLANGATQVIYEGTPDTPHKGRWWEIIAKHQVSILYTAPTAIRTFMKWGDQLPESFDLSSLRVLGSVGEPINPEAWMWYRHVIGDDRCPIVDTWWQTETGAMMIAPLPGVTDCKPGSAMRALPGISAAVVDDHGDPVAPGGGGYLVLDEPWPAMLRGIWGDDQRYRDTYWSRWPDTYFAGDGAKLDTDGAIWLLGRVDDVMNISGHRISTTEVESALVSHPTVAEAAVVGATDETTGQGIVAFVITRAGTDPGPDLATELRNHVAHEIGPIAKPRQIMIVPELPKTRSGKIMRRLLRDVAEHRELGDVTTLADPTIMNLISHGLDAPGDD comes from the coding sequence GTGAGCGACGAAGCACTCGAGAACCTGCTGCAGGAGAACCGCGCTTTCCCGCCATCGGAGGAGTTCGCCCGGCACGCCAATGTGACGGCGGTGGCTTACGAGGAGGCAGCCGGCGACCGGTTGGGGTTTTGGGCGTTGCAGGCTGATCGTCTGGAGTGGGCGCAGCGCTGGAACAAGGCGCTGGACTGGAGCAACGCTCCGTTCGCGCAGTGGTTCGTGGGGGGTCGGTTGAATGTGGCGGTCAACTGTGTGGATCGTCATGTGGCGGCGGGGGCCGGTGATCGCGTCGCGCTGATTTTCGAAGCCGAGTCCGGGCAGTCCACGGAGATCACGTACGCAGAGTTGCAGGATCGGGTGTCTCGCGCGGCGAACGCGCTGACGGACCTAGGTGTGGGTGCGGGGGATCGGGTGGCGATCTACCTGCCGATGATCCCGGAGGCGGTGGTGGCGATGTTGGCGTGCGCGCGGATCGGGGCACCGCATTCGGTGGTGTTCGCGGGGTTTTCCGCGGAGGCGCTGCGCAGCCGGATCGATGACGCGCAAGCGAAGGTGGTGATCACTGCTGACGGGCAGTTCCGCCGCGGTGCGGCGATGCCGTTGAAACCCGCGGTGGATGAGGCCGTCGCGGAGTGCCCGTCTGTGCGCCAGGTGCTGGTCGTCAAACGCACAGGTGGCGACGTGGCGTGGAACGACGGTGTCGATGTGTGGTGGCACGACGTGGTCGACACCGCCTCGCCGGAGCACACTCCCGAGGCGTTCGACGCCGAGCATCCGCTGTTCATCTTGTACACCTCCGGCACCACGGGAACCCCGAAGGGCATCCTGCACACCTCCGGTGGCTACCTGACCCAGGCGGCGTTCACGCATTGGGCGGTGTTCGACCTCAAACCCGAGTCCGATGTGTACTGGTGCACCGCCGACATCGGGTGGGTCACCGGGCATTCGTACATCGTCTACGGCCCGCTGGCCAACGGCGCGACGCAGGTGATCTACGAAGGCACCCCGGACACCCCGCACAAGGGACGGTGGTGGGAGATCATCGCCAAACACCAGGTGTCGATCCTGTACACCGCCCCGACCGCGATCCGGACCTTCATGAAGTGGGGCGATCAACTGCCCGAATCGTTCGACCTGTCCAGCCTGCGGGTCCTCGGGTCCGTCGGGGAACCGATCAATCCGGAGGCCTGGATGTGGTACCGCCACGTCATCGGCGATGACCGGTGCCCGATCGTGGACACGTGGTGGCAGACCGAGACTGGGGCGATGATGATCGCCCCCCTGCCGGGCGTGACCGACTGCAAACCCGGATCGGCGATGCGCGCGCTGCCCGGCATCTCCGCAGCCGTTGTCGACGACCACGGCGACCCCGTGGCCCCCGGTGGAGGCGGCTACCTGGTCCTCGACGAGCCGTGGCCCGCGATGCTGCGCGGGATCTGGGGCGACGACCAGCGCTACCGCGACACGTACTGGTCGCGCTGGCCCGACACCTACTTCGCCGGCGACGGCGCCAAGCTCGACACCGACGGCGCGATCTGGCTGCTCGGCCGTGTCGACGACGTCATGAACATCTCCGGGCACCGCATCTCCACCACCGAAGTCGAATCCGCCCTGGTGTCGCATCCCACCGTCGCGGAGGCCGCCGTTGTCGGTGCCACCGATGAGACAACGGGCCAAGGAATCGTCGCGTTCGTGATCACCCGCGCCGGCACCGACCCCGGCCCCGACCTCGCCACCGAGCTGCGTAATCACGTCGCCCACGAGATCGGCCCCATCGCCAAACCCCGGCAGATCATGATCGTGCCCGAGCTACCGAAGACCCGCTCCGGCAAGATCATGCGCCGACTGCTGCGCGACGTCGCCGAACACCGCGAACTCGGCGACGTCACCACCCTGGCCGACCCCACCATCATGAACTTGATCAGTCACGGCCTCGATGCCCCCGGGGATGACTGA
- a CDS encoding matrixin family metalloprotease, with protein sequence MLAACIAVAALLLLAADPRLRVGPDATTSAQNASAEANATTARAKGYSYLLRSDDDRYPGRWCAGTIAYTIDLTQVGGSGMDPAAEVQRWEAVFQAWTTASQGRYRFEFAGERALELTDDGQLNLESIESGSIGITYVNGDDAAGDDSHRAVAVRGRTAGNAGLQVVSNDSGASGQLVGDRGFVMIDAHDAAALSEDVLRQALYLHESGHALGLGHVDSSGSIMNGTLSSDRPALAPGDITGLRTLAELPCQR encoded by the coding sequence GTGCTTGCGGCATGCATCGCTGTGGCCGCATTGTTGCTGCTCGCCGCGGATCCGCGGCTGCGCGTCGGTCCCGATGCGACGACCTCAGCTCAGAACGCCTCGGCGGAGGCGAACGCCACCACGGCCCGCGCCAAGGGATACTCCTACCTGCTGCGATCCGACGACGACCGTTATCCCGGCCGCTGGTGTGCCGGCACCATCGCCTACACGATCGACCTGACTCAGGTCGGCGGCTCCGGCATGGACCCCGCCGCAGAGGTGCAGCGGTGGGAAGCGGTGTTCCAGGCCTGGACAACAGCGTCGCAGGGACGCTATCGCTTCGAGTTCGCCGGCGAGCGGGCACTCGAACTGACTGACGACGGACAACTCAACCTGGAGTCGATCGAGTCGGGTTCCATCGGGATCACCTATGTCAACGGCGACGATGCGGCGGGCGACGACTCCCACCGCGCCGTGGCCGTACGCGGACGGACCGCGGGGAACGCCGGGTTGCAGGTCGTCAGCAATGACAGTGGGGCCAGCGGCCAACTGGTCGGCGACCGTGGTTTCGTGATGATCGATGCCCACGACGCAGCGGCCCTGAGCGAGGATGTGCTGCGCCAGGCGCTGTATCTGCACGAGTCGGGCCATGCTCTCGGGCTCGGTCACGTGGACTCGTCCGGCTCGATCATGAACGGCACTTTGAGCAGCGATCGACCGGCATTGGCGCCAGGCGACATCACCGGGCTGCGCACTCTCGCGGAACTGCCCTGCCAACGCTGA
- a CDS encoding HAD-IB family hydrolase translates to MTGAPAAAFFDLDKTVLAKSSTLAFTRKFYEGGLIHRADALKAAYAQFVFMLSGADHDQMEQMREYLSDLVKGWDVTRVKEIVAETLDEIVDPIIYAEALELFEEHHAAGRDVIIISSSGTEVVEPIGDRLGVDLAIGTQMAIEDDHYTGDILFYAYGTGKADAMRDLAAERGYDLSDCYAYTDSQTDLPMLEIVGHPVATNPDAELKRIAQERDWPILRFSKPVAMRTPLETKEGRRTAALAVGGAVALGLAWYAGRRSAGGADLH, encoded by the coding sequence ATGACCGGAGCCCCAGCGGCCGCGTTCTTCGACCTGGACAAGACGGTCCTGGCGAAGTCCAGCACGTTGGCATTCACCCGTAAGTTCTATGAGGGTGGACTCATCCACCGTGCGGACGCTCTGAAAGCGGCGTACGCGCAGTTCGTCTTCATGTTGTCCGGCGCCGACCACGACCAGATGGAGCAGATGAGGGAGTACCTGTCCGATCTGGTCAAGGGTTGGGACGTCACGCGCGTGAAGGAGATCGTCGCCGAGACCCTCGATGAGATCGTCGACCCGATCATCTATGCCGAGGCGCTGGAGCTCTTCGAGGAACACCATGCGGCGGGTCGAGACGTGATCATCATCTCGTCGTCGGGAACAGAAGTGGTCGAGCCCATCGGGGATCGACTGGGAGTCGACCTGGCCATCGGCACCCAGATGGCGATCGAGGACGACCATTACACCGGCGACATCCTGTTCTACGCCTACGGCACCGGCAAGGCAGATGCCATGCGTGATCTCGCGGCCGAGCGCGGTTACGACCTGAGCGACTGCTACGCGTACACCGACTCGCAGACGGACCTGCCGATGCTCGAGATCGTGGGGCATCCAGTGGCCACCAACCCCGATGCGGAGTTGAAGCGGATCGCCCAGGAACGAGACTGGCCGATCCTGCGATTCTCCAAACCAGTGGCGATGCGTACTCCCCTGGAGACCAAGGAGGGCAGACGAACGGCAGCGCTCGCGGTGGGCGGAGCCGTCGCCCTGGGTCTTGCGTGGTACGCAGGGCGCCGGTCAGCCGGTGGGGCCGACCTCCACTGA
- a CDS encoding DNA alkylation repair protein, translated as MWSHEVVEGLRAAFVPDPRRAEPMRAYMKDVAPFLGIPAPVRRRAQRRVFAEVGPPSEEEVVAAAQQLWDQPEREFSYAGGELLGRYVRLLSPERLDTDVRRLLLSRPWWDTVDLLGTAVITPMVRDHPELLAVMWRWNATPDQWLIRASIQHQRGLRLATDVPLLLALCEPHIADSRFFVAKAIGWALRDTCRFDVDSVELWVDNHPNLSAVARREARKGIARGESPH; from the coding sequence GTGTGGTCACACGAAGTGGTCGAAGGGTTGCGCGCAGCATTCGTTCCAGATCCCCGCCGGGCCGAACCCATGCGGGCCTACATGAAGGACGTCGCCCCGTTTCTGGGGATTCCCGCGCCCGTTCGCCGCAGGGCGCAGCGGCGTGTCTTCGCGGAGGTGGGACCCCCCAGCGAGGAGGAAGTGGTCGCAGCCGCACAACAGTTGTGGGACCAGCCGGAACGCGAGTTCTCGTACGCGGGTGGCGAACTGCTGGGACGATACGTCCGGTTGCTGAGTCCGGAACGGCTGGATACCGATGTGCGCCGGCTGCTGCTGTCCCGACCGTGGTGGGACACCGTCGACCTGCTGGGCACTGCGGTCATCACTCCCATGGTGCGCGACCACCCGGAGTTGCTCGCGGTCATGTGGCGGTGGAATGCCACGCCGGATCAGTGGCTCATCCGCGCGTCGATCCAGCATCAGCGGGGACTGCGCCTGGCCACTGATGTGCCGCTGCTGCTGGCGCTATGTGAGCCGCATATCGCGGATTCGCGGTTCTTCGTCGCCAAGGCCATCGGGTGGGCCTTGCGCGACACGTGTCGCTTCGATGTGGACTCTGTCGAACTGTGGGTCGACAACCACCCGAATCTCAGCGCCGTCGCCCGTCGGGAGGCCCGCAAAGGCATCGCGCGAGGTGAATCGCCCCACTGA
- the ssd gene encoding septum site-determining protein Ssd encodes MNDVAVVVGDPDLAQAVSAVVAGSGIAPTSTVLPGTSLLVTDDVPPALSVPTVVVAGGHDPDLWQRASRAGVEQVVMLPGGAEILGRRLSRRPASRSGTMVRVVGARGGVGATTLAVGLAWALSAGARVVLVDGDSHGGGLDLALGLEKAAGLRWDELTDVRGLVPPRSILGRLPRVDGLPVVSHGRDPGHDPVGAWPAVTESLLRAADYAVCDVPRFHLPQLAPAASCVDVLVVPHDIAGVAAARKLIDRAAVRADAVLAIRRVKGPVHVSAVTDAIPHHPAIELPRCTAVRAATDFGDLASAVQRGAYAATCQSLAEAVVTGDSRS; translated from the coding sequence ATGAATGACGTCGCCGTCGTGGTAGGCGATCCGGACCTTGCCCAGGCAGTGTCCGCGGTGGTGGCGGGCAGTGGAATCGCCCCCACTTCGACGGTCCTTCCCGGTACGTCGTTGTTGGTCACCGATGATGTGCCGCCGGCCCTGTCCGTGCCGACCGTCGTCGTCGCGGGGGGTCATGATCCGGATCTGTGGCAGCGCGCCTCTCGCGCCGGAGTCGAACAGGTCGTGATGCTCCCCGGTGGTGCTGAGATTCTGGGGCGGCGCCTCAGTCGGCGCCCGGCGAGCCGATCGGGAACCATGGTCAGGGTTGTCGGCGCTCGCGGTGGCGTCGGCGCCACCACCTTGGCCGTCGGGCTCGCTTGGGCGTTGTCCGCAGGCGCCCGAGTCGTCCTGGTCGATGGGGACAGTCACGGTGGTGGACTCGATCTCGCCCTGGGTCTTGAGAAGGCCGCGGGGCTGCGGTGGGACGAGCTCACCGACGTGCGCGGCCTCGTCCCACCGCGATCGATCTTGGGACGACTACCTCGCGTCGATGGCCTTCCCGTCGTCTCGCATGGCCGAGACCCGGGCCACGACCCAGTGGGGGCGTGGCCGGCGGTGACGGAATCACTCCTGCGGGCGGCTGACTACGCGGTCTGCGATGTGCCCCGCTTCCACCTTCCGCAGTTGGCTCCCGCAGCCAGTTGCGTCGACGTCCTCGTGGTTCCCCACGACATCGCCGGGGTCGCGGCCGCTCGAAAGTTGATCGATCGCGCCGCCGTGCGAGCCGATGCGGTCCTGGCGATTCGGCGCGTCAAGGGCCCGGTCCACGTCAGCGCTGTCACGGATGCCATCCCACACCACCCCGCGATAGAGCTACCTCGCTGCACTGCCGTCCGGGCAGCGACCGACTTCGGCGACCTGGCGTCAGCGGTGCAACGGGGGGCCTACGCCGCCACGTGTCAGTCCCTCGCTGAGGCAGTAGTCACCGGAGATTCGCGATCGTGA
- a CDS encoding TadA family conjugal transfer-associated ATPase, giving the protein MSREYLIPLRTWLVDNEAAPTESGVRRGLEALGVVAEPDVLGRLVAGLQAELVGAGVLQPLLGMPGVTDVLVNGPDQVWIDTGGGLRSAGVRFSDEAAVRSLAQRLAAQAGRRLDDASPFVDARLPDGVRLHAALPPLASPGTLISLRIPAERRFSLTHLIDAESVTEAGAWWLRALIAARVGFLVTGATGSGKTTVLRALLEEVPRDERIVVVEESAEIELGHPHFVRLETRVANAEGRGEVSLTDLMRQAMRMRPDRIVVGEVRGREVAALLNAMNTGHEGSCGTIHANDPASLPARIEALALAAGLDRPAVHSQLAAGLEAVLHVARDPAGRRRIVQMGCPVLTSTGVVVVEPLVTFTRSRPRLHRPLHPLVQRLRAS; this is encoded by the coding sequence ATGAGTAGGGAATACCTCATTCCCCTGCGGACCTGGTTGGTCGACAACGAAGCCGCGCCGACCGAGTCCGGGGTCAGGCGGGGACTGGAGGCGCTCGGTGTCGTCGCGGAGCCGGACGTCCTCGGGCGGCTCGTCGCCGGATTGCAGGCGGAACTCGTCGGTGCCGGGGTGCTGCAACCACTTCTGGGTATGCCTGGTGTCACCGACGTGCTGGTCAATGGACCAGATCAGGTGTGGATCGACACGGGCGGCGGGCTGCGTTCGGCGGGTGTTCGTTTCAGCGATGAGGCCGCGGTCCGATCCCTCGCTCAGCGTCTCGCCGCGCAAGCCGGGCGGCGCTTGGACGATGCCTCCCCTTTCGTCGATGCGCGACTTCCCGACGGTGTCCGCCTGCATGCGGCACTACCGCCGCTGGCATCGCCCGGCACTCTGATCAGCCTGCGGATTCCCGCTGAGCGCCGGTTCAGCCTGACGCACCTGATCGATGCGGAGTCGGTCACCGAGGCGGGGGCGTGGTGGTTGCGTGCATTGATCGCCGCCCGGGTCGGGTTCCTGGTCACCGGCGCCACAGGATCAGGCAAGACCACCGTCTTGCGGGCCCTGCTCGAAGAGGTGCCGCGCGATGAACGCATCGTCGTCGTGGAGGAATCAGCCGAAATCGAACTGGGTCACCCGCACTTCGTCCGGCTCGAGACACGGGTGGCCAATGCCGAGGGCCGCGGCGAGGTTTCCTTGACCGATCTGATGCGTCAAGCCATGCGGATGCGTCCCGACCGCATCGTGGTGGGAGAGGTGCGCGGGCGTGAGGTCGCTGCCTTGTTGAATGCCATGAACACGGGCCATGAGGGGTCCTGCGGCACGATCCATGCGAACGATCCGGCGAGCCTGCCGGCCCGGATCGAGGCCCTGGCTCTGGCGGCGGGCCTGGATCGGCCCGCGGTTCACAGCCAACTCGCTGCCGGACTCGAGGCTGTACTTCACGTCGCGCGGGATCCCGCCGGACGGCGTCGCATCGTGCAGATGGGGTGTCCCGTGCTCACATCCACCGGCGTCGTCGTCGTCGAACCGCTGGTGACATTCACGAGATCCCGACCCCGCCTTCATCGACCACTTCATCCACTGGTCCAGCGACTGCGGGCCTCATGA
- a CDS encoding type II secretion system F family protein: MTDPDDAVAWTLALAGELRGGSDALRAIQVCTRRHGVAPRAARAAALGGDVPAALREDAAGAPVLSSIAAAWSISQQTGSGLAEVLENLADGYRRTVEVRRALAVELAGPRATARLMSLLPAIGVGFAMMLGADPLRWFITSLTGTVCLLAGIALNVAGFWWLHALVKRVESDL; this comes from the coding sequence GTGACGGATCCCGACGATGCGGTCGCCTGGACGCTCGCGCTGGCGGGGGAGCTGCGCGGGGGGAGCGATGCGTTGCGTGCGATCCAGGTCTGCACGCGCCGCCACGGTGTCGCGCCCCGCGCTGCCCGGGCAGCCGCACTTGGTGGCGACGTTCCGGCAGCTCTGCGCGAGGACGCCGCCGGAGCACCGGTCTTGTCATCGATTGCGGCCGCATGGTCGATCTCGCAACAAACGGGATCGGGATTGGCCGAAGTGCTCGAGAATCTCGCCGACGGGTATCGCCGCACGGTCGAGGTGCGCAGGGCCCTGGCCGTGGAACTCGCCGGGCCGCGCGCCACCGCCCGACTCATGAGCCTGCTTCCCGCCATCGGAGTGGGATTCGCGATGATGCTGGGTGCTGATCCGTTGCGCTGGTTCATCACAAGTCTCACTGGCACTGTGTGTCTGCTCGCGGGGATCGCTCTGAACGTGGCCGGGTTCTGGTGGCTGCACGCGTTGGTCAAGAGGGTGGAGTCCGACCTATGA
- a CDS encoding type II secretion system F family protein — protein MSWALVALAVVLVPVPAVANARQPICGDSGKRDTRLPPLNIIAAVAVVLGSLGIVPMPWSLVVAAIGGYLAHRYMPTEFSRDEERRALALARSLPDAIDLLAAVLRAGLTDTDAVALVADAVPGQLGELLSRVARHRAFGATAAQAWRTVRDEPALAELSSVMARNADTGSPVAPILDRVAADARRDYYSAAQGAARAAAVRAVIPLAACFLPAFVLLGVVPIVASLVSELSF, from the coding sequence GTGAGTTGGGCACTGGTCGCGTTGGCCGTCGTATTGGTCCCCGTCCCCGCTGTGGCCAACGCCCGACAACCGATCTGCGGGGACAGCGGGAAACGGGACACACGCCTGCCTCCGCTCAACATCATCGCCGCCGTGGCGGTGGTCCTGGGCAGCTTGGGTATTGTGCCGATGCCGTGGTCCTTGGTGGTCGCCGCGATCGGGGGTTACCTCGCCCACCGGTACATGCCCACCGAATTCTCTCGGGATGAGGAACGGCGGGCTCTCGCGCTGGCGCGATCCCTGCCTGACGCGATCGATCTGCTGGCAGCGGTCCTGCGGGCTGGATTGACCGACACGGATGCGGTCGCCTTGGTAGCTGACGCCGTACCCGGTCAGTTGGGGGAACTCCTGTCACGCGTGGCCCGCCACCGCGCCTTCGGGGCCACGGCCGCTCAGGCATGGCGCACAGTTCGCGACGAGCCGGCTCTGGCTGAACTGTCCTCGGTGATGGCTCGCAATGCCGATACGGGCTCTCCTGTGGCGCCGATCTTGGATCGGGTGGCGGCTGATGCCCGCCGGGACTACTACAGCGCCGCTCAAGGCGCCGCGCGCGCGGCAGCTGTCCGGGCGGTGATCCCACTGGCAGCGTGTTTCCTGCCGGCGTTCGTCCTGCTCGGTGTGGTTCCCATCGTCGCTTCCCTGGTGTCGGAGTTGTCGTTCTGA